Sequence from the Chengkuizengella sediminis genome:
CTCACACTTATTATTGAACCCTATCCCCCATCTTCATCATCTATTCCTCATTTTGCGGGATAAAGTGTACTTTTTTCATATTTAGTTGCAAGGTTACCTGTTCATTCACCTCAGGTAAATCAGATTGATTTGGTTCAATTACATAAAGGGATTGTCCTTTTACATTGACTTTATAATGAACAAAACCAGAGCGATAAGATACTTCTTTTATTCTCCCTTTAAAGTTCTGTATATCTTGATCCTCAGTTTCCGATTCAGTGCGCTTGAATAATTCAGGACGAATGATCAGCCAGCCTTTATTACTATTAAAATCATCATACTCAAAAGATGTTTCAAAATATTTTCCTATAAATTTACTTTTTAAAACTTCACCTTCTATCATATTCTTTGAGCCTAAGAACTGCGCTATTTTAATATTCTCAGGTTCTTCATAACAGATTTTTGGAGTCCCTACTTGTAGGACTTTACCCTCATCCATTATGGCAAGTCGATCAGCTAATTGAAAGGCTTCCTCTCTGTCATGTGTAACCATCAATACCGTCACCTTATACGTTTGATGAAGCTGTTTTACCAACTCTCGCATTTCTTCTCGTAAATCTGGATCTAATGCACTAAATGGTTCATCTAAAAATAATACTTTAGGATTCATGATGATAGCTCTTGCTAAAGAAACTCTCTGCTGCTGCCCTCCACTTAATTCAGAGGGATGTCTTAATTCATACCCAGATAATCCAACCGCTTGCAGCATTTCTTTTGCTTTATTTAACCGCACTTTTTTATTTATCCCCTGCATTTTTAAACCAAAAGCAACATTATCAATCACCCTCAAATGAGGAAATAATAATGGCTGTTGAAACACCATCGAAAACTGTCTTTTCTCTGGAGGGACATACGTTAAATTTTTCTTTCCTAACAACACATCCCCTGAGTCCGGAAAAATTAACCCCGCTATACATTTAAGAAACGTTGTTTTTCCACAACCTGAAGGTCCTAAAATTCCAAAAAATTCACCTTCCTGAATCGTTAGATCGATAGGATATAATTGAAAAGAGGGATTTTGACTCAAATCTCCATGATGATTATGAAACTTTTTCTTAATGCTACTAATCACTAAATTCCCCATTTATATCCTCCAAAATCGATAAAATATAATCATAAAATACAATTAACCTGTAAAGATGATACGAGCTTTATAATATCGTTTTAATAACGCGTTCATCATCCAAAGAGATAACAGAGCAAGACCACCGAATATGATAGTATACGCAGAGCCTATGGCTATATCCCCACCACTGATAAATGGAAACAAAATGATAGGTAGTGTAACAACATGACCCCCACCTATAAGAAAGGTAATTAGATACTGACTTAATGAAACAAGAATCGTCAGACTAGACCCTGCTACGATACCTGGGAGTATGTGTGGCAGCAAAACAATTCGAAGCCGATTCAACCTTCCTGCACCCAACATTCTTGCTTGCTCCTCCCATTGGAATCCTAACGTTTGATAACTAATGATTAATGCTCTTAACATATATGGCATGGTTGGTGCTATATGAGCGATAATTACACCCAAAAGAGATTCTGTAAAACCTAAATGAATGAAGGTGAGATGGATTCCCATCACGGTTATGAAGGGCGGTATAATTAATGGAGCGTATAATATACCTTCAATCCATATTTTCCCTTTAAAATTCATTCTAGCGATTACATTTGCCGCTGGTAAACAAAGAAGAATATTGATTAAAGTTACCATCATTGCTATAAATACACTATTTCCAATCGCTTCCCACGTGCTAGCATAAGGTGAGAAAACATATTCCCAAGCTCTCAAACTAAGCTGATTTGGTAAAAATTCAGGCCATCTCCATCCTGCAGAAAAACTAGTGATTACAAGCGGGACTACTGGGATAGAAAACAAGATTAAAAAAAGAAACATAAGAATCTGCCAACCATTTTTTAGCCTTATTCCCATCCCCTCCTTTCCCTAGATAACCAACGTTTGCTTAATTTATAGGATATCAATCCCAAAATCGCTGTAACAAAAGCCAAAATAATATTTAATGCTAAAGATTGTGAACGTTCCTCCCATCCACCATTCATAAATAATTCAAAAGAGTAAACAGGAAGCAACTGTGGATAGGTCACTCCTAATAAATAAGGAATTTCAAAGGCTGAAAATGTAAATGCAAATACAATAAATATGGATGATAACCAAGCAGGTAAAACTAGTGGGAGTGCGATATTTTTAATAAATTCATTCATATTTGAACCATATAATTTTGCAACTTCATACCATGATTTATGGATTCTTAACAAAACAGGATAAACCATTAATGTTATAAAGGGTGCTTCTTTCCAAGAATAAGCTAAAATGATTCCCCAACCAAAAGTATCGTTCACAAGGATAGGAAACTGATGAATCTCTTCAATCCATCCTAAATGATAACTCATTCTAGAAATCCACCCACTCTGCATCAGCAACAGCAAAAATAAATAACCTGCAGCTAGATGAGGTATCACTAAAGGATATTGAAATATTCGATAAAAAAAAGTAAAACTTGTTCCCGTATGTGCTTTTAAAGATATTATAAATAAAATAAACGCAAAAATCATACCAAACATAGCCGAAAATAAAGTCGATAAAAAGGCAATTTTAAAAGTAAGGATAAGGGATAGCCAGAAGTCCACAGATTGAATTAATTTCTGATAAGCTGTGAATGAAAACTGTGTATCATGATGAAGCATCGATACACCAAAACTTTGAAGCAATCCCTGCAGTATCCCTCCGAAAAAAAATATAATCATAAAAAATACAGCAGGTAACACATATAGATATGGATTACCTTTTTGCCACATATTCAAACCAGCCTTCCTCTAACCATTTTACATAGTTCGCTGGTATTTCTGGTACTTTAAAATTAGCTAGTTCTTCAGCTGGTAAAGTAGCGATGCCAAGATCCAACGATTTTAGCTGCTCACGATCTTCATTGGAAAGTTTAGAAGGATCTAATGACATGCCTTCTCCCCAGTGCTCTGGATTCATCTTTGAAAACTGTGCCTCAGGTGACAATAAATAATTAATGGCAGCCATCGCTCCTGCTTGATGCTCAGAATTAAAAGGAATAGACAAATAATGTGTATTAGATAGTGTACCTCCTTCTAAAACAAAAGTACGTGTTGTCTCAGGAAAAACGCCTTTTTCAATTTGACTAGATGCTTTTCCTGGATCATAAGCCATCGTCATCCAAACTTCCCCATTGCTAAAAAGTTGATCTAACTTGGCTAAACTCTCAGGGTAGGTTTCTCCTCCTCGCCATAAATTCGATTCAA
This genomic interval carries:
- a CDS encoding ABC transporter ATP-binding protein; translation: MGNLVISSIKKKFHNHHGDLSQNPSFQLYPIDLTIQEGEFFGILGPSGCGKTTFLKCIAGLIFPDSGDVLLGKKNLTYVPPEKRQFSMVFQQPLLFPHLRVIDNVAFGLKMQGINKKVRLNKAKEMLQAVGLSGYELRHPSELSGGQQQRVSLARAIIMNPKVLFLDEPFSALDPDLREEMRELVKQLHQTYKVTVLMVTHDREEAFQLADRLAIMDEGKVLQVGTPKICYEEPENIKIAQFLGSKNMIEGEVLKSKFIGKYFETSFEYDDFNSNKGWLIIRPELFKRTESETEDQDIQNFKGRIKEVSYRSGFVHYKVNVKGQSLYVIEPNQSDLPEVNEQVTLQLNMKKVHFIPQNEE
- a CDS encoding ABC transporter permease: MWQKGNPYLYVLPAVFFMIIFFFGGILQGLLQSFGVSMLHHDTQFSFTAYQKLIQSVDFWLSLILTFKIAFLSTLFSAMFGMIFAFILFIISLKAHTGTSFTFFYRIFQYPLVIPHLAAGYLFLLLLMQSGWISRMSYHLGWIEEIHQFPILVNDTFGWGIILAYSWKEAPFITLMVYPVLLRIHKSWYEVAKLYGSNMNEFIKNIALPLVLPAWLSSIFIVFAFTFSAFEIPYLLGVTYPQLLPVYSFELFMNGGWEERSQSLALNIILAFVTAILGLISYKLSKRWLSRERRGWE
- a CDS encoding ABC transporter permease; translated protein: MGIRLKNGWQILMFLFLILFSIPVVPLVITSFSAGWRWPEFLPNQLSLRAWEYVFSPYASTWEAIGNSVFIAMMVTLINILLCLPAANVIARMNFKGKIWIEGILYAPLIIPPFITVMGIHLTFIHLGFTESLLGVIIAHIAPTMPYMLRALIISYQTLGFQWEEQARMLGAGRLNRLRIVLLPHILPGIVAGSSLTILVSLSQYLITFLIGGGHVVTLPIILFPFISGGDIAIGSAYTIIFGGLALLSLWMMNALLKRYYKARIIFTG